The proteins below come from a single Chryseobacterium bernardetii genomic window:
- a CDS encoding ISAon1 family transposase, giving the protein MAACSERHTHDKGFSRLLKKKLADTKALPLKVIAEFFGIKGKSFQRQYKNKLSEYHSWEQKPHAEDWIIYPENVSASLSLDEVALSDGELYTVLTSKKAKGRKGSIVAMIKGTQSDFVITHLLKISRKLRMKVNEITLDMAGSMKRIAQRCFPDAVQVIDRFHVQKLSIEALQEIRIRHRWEAIEMENNPFNSHSAETEVFANGDTRKQLLARSRYLLYKSREKWTLSQKQRASILFTQYPDLEQAYELTDGLRKIYNQNISKSVAMTKLAHWFRNVEEADFKSFSTLRKTIMNHYRNILNYFDQRSTNAAAESFNAKIKNFRMQLRGVKDRTFFIFRLAKLFA; this is encoded by the coding sequence CTGGCAGCTTGTAGCGAAAGGCACACGCATGACAAAGGATTTAGCAGGCTTCTTAAAAAAAAATTAGCAGACACTAAAGCTCTTCCCCTAAAAGTTATAGCAGAATTTTTCGGGATCAAAGGCAAGAGCTTCCAGAGGCAATACAAGAATAAGCTCAGCGAATATCATAGCTGGGAACAAAAACCGCACGCAGAGGACTGGATCATTTACCCTGAAAATGTCTCAGCCTCCTTATCTTTAGACGAAGTAGCATTATCTGATGGAGAACTTTATACCGTTCTTACCTCCAAAAAAGCAAAAGGGAGAAAAGGAAGTATTGTTGCTATGATAAAAGGTACCCAAAGTGATTTTGTCATCACACATCTTTTGAAGATCAGCAGAAAACTTCGGATGAAGGTAAACGAAATTACATTGGATATGGCGGGTTCCATGAAGCGTATTGCCCAACGCTGCTTTCCTGATGCAGTACAGGTTATTGATCGTTTTCATGTTCAGAAGCTGTCCATAGAGGCCCTTCAGGAGATCAGGATCAGGCATCGCTGGGAGGCTATTGAAATGGAAAACAATCCTTTTAACAGTCACTCAGCTGAAACAGAAGTTTTTGCAAACGGAGATACCCGGAAACAGCTCCTGGCAAGAAGCAGGTATTTACTATATAAAAGCCGTGAGAAATGGACTCTGTCCCAGAAACAAAGAGCTTCGATCCTTTTTACCCAGTATCCTGATCTGGAACAGGCATATGAATTGACTGATGGACTTAGAAAAATTTATAACCAGAATATTTCGAAATCTGTAGCAATGACTAAACTGGCCCATTGGTTTAGAAATGTGGAAGAAGCAGATTTTAAATCTTTTTCTACCTTAAGAAAAACAATAATGAATCATTATAGAAATATTCTCAACTACTTTGATCAAAGAAGCACCAATGCTGCTGCTGAATCTTTCAATGCGAAAATAAAAAACTTCAGAATGCAGCTCAGAGGAGTAAAAGACAGAACCTTTTTTATCTTCAGATTAGCTAAACTTTTTGCCTAG
- a CDS encoding ISAon1 family transposase N-terminal region protein encodes MLSDHDLLKLLLPEFLVEHFDILKAETHDAELHIYFEERNSIPHEFKERRFESKGFLPEIIVDDYPLRGKIVKLHVKRRRWTDKSSGEILQRDWQLVAKGTRMTKDLAGFLKKN; translated from the coding sequence ATGTTAAGCGATCACGACCTTCTTAAATTATTACTTCCGGAATTTTTAGTAGAGCACTTTGATATCCTCAAAGCAGAAACTCATGATGCAGAACTTCATATTTATTTTGAAGAAAGAAACAGTATTCCCCATGAATTTAAAGAAAGGAGATTTGAATCCAAGGGCTTTTTACCTGAAATCATTGTAGATGATTATCCATTACGGGGTAAAATCGTAAAGCTCCATGTGAAAAGAAGAAGATGGACAGATAAATCCTCCGGTGAGATCCTTCAGAGAGACTGGCAGCTTGTAGCGAAAGGCACACGCATGACAAAGGATTTAGCAGGCTTCTTAAAAAAAAATTAG
- a CDS encoding CinA family protein: protein MKFQQNLLDYISTSLITMNETVSIAESVTSGLIQLAFSQMANAKLFYKGGITTFTLPEKVQFLDINQIEVKENGFETQKMADTMAVKVAESFGTDWGIASTGYAGSVRNSGFKVYSFCSFSYKGEIVLSKRIELHDKTQALDAQLYYTEFILGCYKSALNQILI, encoded by the coding sequence ATGAAATTTCAGCAAAATTTACTTGATTATATCAGTACTTCACTCATTACAATGAATGAAACGGTTTCTATAGCAGAAAGCGTAACCTCGGGATTAATACAGCTGGCTTTTTCCCAAATGGCTAATGCAAAACTGTTTTACAAAGGAGGAATAACGACTTTTACATTACCTGAAAAAGTTCAATTTTTAGATATAAATCAAATCGAAGTTAAGGAAAATGGTTTTGAAACCCAAAAAATGGCTGATACAATGGCTGTAAAGGTCGCTGAATCATTTGGAACAGATTGGGGAATTGCTTCTACTGGATATGCTGGATCTGTAAGAAATTCGGGATTTAAAGTGTATTCATTCTGTTCATTCAGTTACAAAGGAGAGATTGTACTTTCCAAACGCATAGAGCTTCATGATAAGACCCAGGCACTGGATGCACAGTTGTATTATACCGAATTTATTTTAGGGTGTTATAAAAGTGCATTGAATCAAATATTAATTTAA